From the Halorhabdus utahensis DSM 12940 genome, one window contains:
- a CDS encoding molybdopterin-dependent oxidoreductase yields MDKRVQVFALAGISGVAGSYALAGYTRQFIVAPIDAVVVRSTPGPIVAWMITNVGDAGHLLHIALSMAIAGVLLGTTAVLGQFVGAKLDRWFLAPGVAGVLAWALTVAITTEPVLSLGAALPVALFTVIGAGSLSTADHDPSRRRALGSIQSAIGFVVVAGGAGWIKTNSDTETADEEPASDPPSPVTRRLEEANTQSLDLAADNVPGLVSSIGEFYNVDIAEFDPEIADDDWSMGLTGEVETEFSVTFEELTDRPTEHRYVTLRCVGESLNGRKLDTAVWTGTPIKPLLEEADPEGDCDCAMLRAEDGYFVQFPVEALEDAFLAWEMNGRPLPKSHGHPVRVLVPGHWGETNVKWLTEIELLDEAMDGYWEQRGWHGTGPVNTVAKLWDDTRLDDGRIEVAGHAYAGTRGIERVEVSTDGGASWTDATLSAPLPGEDVWRQWSHVYEPTGDHEVVVRAIDGEGDRQPRDQSDSFPSGATGWVSKEISA; encoded by the coding sequence ATGGATAAACGCGTTCAGGTTTTCGCGCTCGCCGGTATCAGTGGCGTCGCTGGCTCGTACGCACTCGCGGGATACACACGGCAGTTCATCGTCGCGCCGATCGACGCCGTCGTCGTCCGATCGACACCGGGGCCGATCGTGGCCTGGATGATAACGAACGTCGGCGACGCAGGCCATCTGCTCCATATCGCGCTCTCGATGGCCATCGCTGGCGTGTTGCTCGGGACGACCGCCGTTTTGGGGCAGTTCGTCGGCGCGAAACTGGATCGGTGGTTCCTCGCTCCGGGAGTGGCCGGCGTCCTGGCGTGGGCGCTCACGGTTGCGATCACGACCGAACCAGTGCTTAGCCTCGGTGCCGCGCTGCCGGTGGCCCTCTTTACCGTTATCGGGGCCGGGTCGCTGTCTACGGCTGACCACGACCCATCTCGGCGGCGCGCGCTCGGTTCGATCCAGAGTGCGATCGGCTTTGTCGTCGTCGCTGGCGGCGCTGGCTGGATCAAAACCAACAGCGATACCGAGACCGCCGACGAGGAGCCAGCCAGTGACCCACCGTCGCCGGTCACTCGCCGGCTCGAAGAAGCAAATACGCAGTCGCTGGATCTGGCAGCCGACAACGTTCCGGGACTCGTCAGCTCAATCGGGGAGTTTTACAACGTCGACATCGCGGAATTTGATCCCGAAATCGCCGATGACGACTGGTCGATGGGACTCACTGGCGAGGTCGAAACCGAGTTCTCGGTCACGTTCGAGGAACTGACCGACAGGCCGACCGAACACCGGTACGTTACCCTCCGCTGTGTCGGTGAGAGTCTCAACGGGCGCAAACTCGACACCGCCGTCTGGACGGGCACCCCCATCAAGCCCCTGCTTGAGGAAGCCGATCCCGAAGGCGACTGTGACTGTGCGATGCTCCGGGCGGAAGACGGCTATTTCGTGCAGTTCCCGGTCGAAGCCCTCGAGGACGCGTTTCTGGCCTGGGAGATGAACGGCCGGCCGCTCCCGAAGTCCCACGGCCATCCGGTACGCGTGCTCGTGCCGGGCCACTGGGGAGAGACCAACGTCAAGTGGCTCACCGAGATCGAACTCCTCGACGAAGCGATGGACGGCTACTGGGAGCAGCGCGGCTGGCACGGCACTGGCCCCGTCAATACCGTCGCAAAGCTCTGGGACGACACCCGACTGGACGACGGCCGCATCGAGGTGGCCGGGCACGCATACGCAGGAACGCGCGGGATCGAGCGCGTCGAAGTCTCGACCGACGGTGGCGCCTCTTGGACCGATGCCACCCTCTCTGCGCCGCTCCCCGGCGAGGATGTCTGGCGGCAGTGGAGTCACGTGTATGAGCCAACGGGCGACCACGAGGTGGTCGTCAGAGCGATCGACGGCGAGGGAGATCGACAGCCCCGTGATCAGTCCGATTCGTTCCCCAGCGGAGCGACCGGCTGGGTGTCGAAAGAGATCAGCGCATGA
- a CDS encoding YihY/virulence factor BrkB family protein: MISTARTFLGTGRNIVGLTRRSRLSFLAAATAYYAFVSVFPLVLLVIAIGSLLGGDALAEAVLAAVSDVLSPSGRDVLRDALASGAGRGEATIVGVGVLFWSGLRVFRGLTLAFGTVYGTNEATTFLRQLRNAALALVSLGFGVVAVVVGSVALSRTGVVLPGVAQPIGIVLALTVVLLPLYVVVPDVPVGIREAIPGALTVAIGWTLLSVLFRLYAGNAGQFDVYGVVGGVLLFVTWLYFGATILLLGAVVNAVLARDRQLQLEGDPRERQPLTMTGTDGTAGDGPDDDGDDTERPDAPDAATGPDGRKTDSDDVRPDGRKANSDGVSSDSRKTDSDGVTGHQHGSAQPAETAAEIEALREEIDRLEDEIDDRTVHRESVESDLRRYVRRRVRRGKARGWGPYLVLLYGTVMTLGAFHFLGGGWAILAMLVIWLSTLGLYALMLLVGVTFKIVGAPGRLLDRVRDWRS, translated from the coding sequence ATGATTTCGACCGCACGCACGTTCCTCGGGACCGGCCGCAACATCGTCGGCCTGACCCGGAGGTCAAGACTCTCCTTTCTGGCGGCTGCCACGGCCTACTACGCGTTCGTCTCGGTGTTCCCGCTCGTCCTGCTGGTCATCGCCATCGGATCGCTGCTCGGCGGTGACGCCCTGGCCGAAGCGGTCCTTGCGGCGGTCAGCGATGTCCTCTCGCCCAGCGGGCGGGACGTGCTGCGTGACGCACTGGCAAGTGGTGCCGGCCGCGGTGAGGCGACCATCGTCGGGGTCGGCGTGCTGTTCTGGAGTGGGCTGCGCGTCTTCCGGGGCCTCACGCTGGCATTCGGAACAGTCTATGGAACGAACGAGGCCACCACGTTCCTGAGGCAACTCCGAAACGCCGCACTCGCCCTTGTCTCGCTGGGGTTCGGTGTGGTCGCGGTCGTCGTCGGGAGCGTGGCCCTCTCACGTACCGGCGTCGTGCTCCCGGGAGTCGCCCAGCCGATCGGCATCGTTCTGGCGCTGACGGTCGTGCTACTCCCGCTGTACGTCGTCGTGCCGGACGTACCCGTTGGGATCCGTGAGGCCATCCCCGGGGCGCTGACGGTGGCCATCGGCTGGACGCTGTTGAGCGTCCTCTTCCGGCTCTACGCCGGGAACGCCGGCCAATTCGATGTGTACGGTGTGGTGGGCGGCGTGTTACTGTTCGTCACCTGGCTGTACTTCGGGGCGACCATCCTCCTGCTGGGCGCTGTCGTCAACGCCGTCCTGGCCCGAGACCGGCAACTACAACTTGAGGGGGATCCCAGGGAAAGGCAACCACTGACAATGACCGGGACGGACGGCACGGCCGGGGACGGGCCGGACGACGACGGAGACGACACCGAACGACCGGACGCCCCGGACGCTGCGACGGGCCCGGACGGCCGGAAGACCGACTCGGACGACGTGAGACCGGACGGCCGGAAAGCTAACTCGGACGGTGTGAGCTCGGACAGCCGGAAGACTGACTCGGACGGTGTAACGGGCCACCAGCATGGCAGCGCCCAGCCGGCCGAAACGGCGGCAGAAATCGAGGCGCTCCGTGAAGAGATCGACCGGCTGGAAGACGAGATCGACGACCGGACAGTGCACCGCGAGAGCGTCGAAAGCGACCTTCGTCGGTACGTCCGCCGTCGTGTCCGTCGCGGGAAGGCTCGCGGCTGGGGCCCGTATCTGGTCTTGCTCTATGGCACCGTCATGACGCTGGGGGCGTTTCACTTCCTCGGCGGTGGCTGGGCCATCCTCGCCATGCTCGTGATCTGGCTGTCGACACTTGGGCTGTACGCGCTGATGCTATTGGTCGGTGTGACGTTCAAGATCGTCGGCGCACCGGGGCGATTGCTGGATCGCGTGCGGGACTGGCGTTCCTGA
- a CDS encoding phosphatase PAP2 family protein has protein sequence MASLDAAVWFGVSLVTLLGDPLVIAGLGFGLYWFGGWVPVIGDRLDELRVELAFATIAGALALSAALKTGFALERPPGAAALPGTAGMPDIVVPIYTWIVGPGGHAFPSGHATAATVGWLGLAWAYRGKNRDRALVLAGGLVVAIATSRVVLGVHRPHEVLAGIGVGLAYLFVTFGLLGRPRRTFALAGMIGVAGPIVVGLTGDSLLVAGVALGMTVGWEFARERDRPAVTLPVLAAVIAAGGVAGATFVRSGTFETGLALLGVGSGATIVAGQRVIRRVKNE, from the coding sequence GTGGCTTCGCTCGATGCGGCGGTCTGGTTCGGCGTCTCGCTGGTGACACTCCTTGGTGACCCGCTGGTGATCGCCGGACTCGGCTTTGGACTCTACTGGTTCGGCGGCTGGGTGCCAGTGATCGGTGACCGTCTCGACGAACTCCGCGTCGAACTCGCCTTCGCCACGATCGCCGGCGCGCTCGCGCTCTCGGCGGCACTCAAGACCGGGTTCGCCCTGGAACGGCCGCCGGGGGCGGCCGCCCTGCCCGGCACCGCCGGCATGCCCGACATCGTCGTGCCGATATACACCTGGATCGTCGGCCCGGGCGGCCACGCCTTCCCGAGCGGTCACGCCACGGCGGCGACCGTGGGGTGGCTGGGTTTGGCGTGGGCGTATCGGGGGAAGAACCGCGACCGGGCGCTCGTCCTTGCCGGCGGGCTGGTCGTCGCGATCGCGACCTCGCGCGTCGTCCTCGGCGTCCACCGGCCCCACGAGGTACTCGCCGGGATCGGCGTCGGGCTGGCGTACCTGTTCGTCACCTTCGGCTTGCTCGGGCGACCCCGGCGGACGTTCGCCCTCGCTGGTATGATCGGCGTAGCCGGTCCCATCGTCGTCGGGTTGACCGGGGACAGTTTGCTGGTTGCCGGCGTCGCCCTCGGGATGACTGTCGGCTGGGAGTTCGCCCGCGAGCGGGATCGACCGGCCGTGACGCTCCCGGTGCTGGCGGCGGTGATCGCAGCGGGGGGAGTGGCCGGGGCCACGTTCGTTCGGTCGGGCACGTTCGAGACGGGGCTGGCACTGCTCGGCGTCGGTAGCGGCGCGACGATCGTGGCTGGACAACGTGTGATTCGAAGGGTCAAAAACGAGTGA
- a CDS encoding glutamine synthetase family protein, which produces MTNEQVTDGGLSAEAQAVLEEIDEQNVDFLRLQFTDILGTVKNVSITADQAEKAFTEGIYFDGSSIDGFVRIQESDMRLDPDPSTFSLLPWRTSEDSAAARLICDVINTSTGEPFEGDPRGILKNAIDRANEMGYEVNVAPEPEFFLFEEDEDGYATTKTGDHGGYFDLAPKDLASDVRRDIIFGLEDMGFEIEASHHEVARGQHEINFTYDDALSTADNVATFRSVVRAIAAEHDLHATFMPKPIPKINGSGMHTHISLFTDDGENAFHDGDDEFNLSETAKQFLAGILDHAPAITAVTNPTVNSYKRLVPGYEAPVYVAWSDRNRSALIRKPAARVPAASRIEARFPDPSCNPYLAFAVLIHAGLDGVEKEIDAPGPVRENIYEFDEAKREEYGIDTLPENLGEALDALEDDDVILDALGPHTGEKFRQAKRQEHKEYLVDVSEWELDRYLETF; this is translated from the coding sequence ATGACAAACGAACAGGTCACCGACGGCGGTCTCTCCGCCGAGGCACAGGCGGTACTCGAGGAGATCGATGAACAGAACGTTGACTTCCTGCGGTTGCAGTTTACCGACATTCTGGGGACAGTCAAGAACGTCTCGATAACGGCCGACCAGGCCGAGAAGGCGTTCACTGAGGGAATCTATTTCGACGGTTCTTCGATCGACGGGTTCGTTCGGATCCAGGAGTCGGACATGCGCCTCGACCCCGATCCGTCGACGTTCTCGCTGCTCCCGTGGCGGACCAGCGAGGACAGTGCTGCGGCGCGCCTCATCTGTGACGTCATCAATACTTCGACCGGCGAACCGTTCGAGGGCGATCCGCGCGGAATCCTCAAAAACGCCATCGACCGCGCCAACGAGATGGGCTACGAGGTCAACGTCGCGCCCGAACCCGAGTTCTTCCTCTTCGAGGAGGACGAGGACGGCTACGCGACGACGAAAACGGGTGACCACGGAGGGTACTTCGATCTCGCGCCGAAAGACCTCGCGAGCGACGTGCGTCGTGACATCATCTTCGGACTCGAAGACATGGGCTTCGAGATCGAGGCCTCCCACCACGAGGTTGCCCGCGGGCAACACGAGATCAACTTCACCTACGACGACGCGCTGTCGACGGCCGACAACGTCGCCACCTTCCGGTCGGTCGTCCGCGCGATCGCGGCCGAACACGATCTCCACGCGACGTTCATGCCCAAGCCGATCCCGAAGATCAACGGGTCGGGCATGCACACCCACATCTCGCTGTTCACCGATGACGGCGAGAACGCCTTCCACGACGGCGACGACGAGTTCAACCTCAGCGAGACGGCCAAGCAGTTCCTCGCGGGTATTCTCGACCACGCCCCCGCGATCACCGCCGTCACCAACCCGACCGTCAACAGCTACAAGCGTCTGGTTCCGGGCTATGAGGCCCCGGTCTACGTCGCCTGGTCGGACCGCAACCGCTCGGCGCTGATCCGCAAACCGGCTGCCCGCGTCCCGGCCGCCAGCCGGATCGAAGCTCGGTTCCCCGACCCGTCGTGTAACCCGTATCTGGCGTTCGCCGTGCTCATCCACGCCGGCCTCGACGGCGTCGAGAAGGAAATCGACGCCCCTGGTCCGGTCCGGGAGAACATCTACGAGTTCGACGAGGCAAAACGCGAGGAGTACGGCATCGACACCCTGCCGGAGAACCTCGGCGAGGCCCTCGACGCGCTCGAAGACGACGACGTCATTCTGGACGCGCTCGGCCCGCACACTGGCGAGAAGTTCCGCCAGGCCAAACGCCAGGAACACAAGGAGTACCTGGTCGACGTCTCCGAGTGGGAACTCGACCGATACCTCGAAACGTTCTGA
- the lrp gene encoding HTH-type transcriptional regulator Lrp — protein MTYENLDRKLINALLDDGRASLRSLADDLDVSVTTVSNHLSTLEEEGIIEGYTPKVDYDKIGYDVTAILQLKVEGSALPEVTESLREHEQMVSVYEVTGDYDIIAVGKFADTDDMNAQIKSLLTDPAILESNTSVVLNAAVEHEQFELEVEE, from the coding sequence ATGACGTACGAAAATCTCGACCGCAAGCTGATCAATGCGCTACTAGACGACGGCCGTGCGAGTCTCCGAAGCCTCGCCGACGACCTCGACGTCTCGGTGACGACCGTCTCGAATCACCTCTCGACGCTCGAAGAGGAGGGGATCATCGAGGGCTATACGCCGAAGGTCGACTACGACAAGATCGGCTACGACGTCACAGCGATCTTACAGCTCAAGGTCGAAGGGAGTGCGCTCCCGGAGGTCACTGAAAGTCTCAGGGAACACGAACAGATGGTCAGCGTTTACGAGGTCACCGGCGATTACGACATCATCGCCGTCGGGAAGTTCGCCGACACCGACGACATGAACGCCCAGATCAAGAGCCTGCTCACCGATCCGGCGATCCTCGAATCCAACACCAGCGTCGTGTTGAATGCCGCCGTCGAACACGAACAGTTCGAACTAGAAGTCGAAGAGTGA
- a CDS encoding potassium channel family protein, whose translation MDFVIVGFGRVGMRTARVLTEEGHDVTMVEIDAQKAERAREEGFETVLGDCNDEDVLEAAGIATADAIAGLTGDLNANFSACMIGKHHGARTVLRIDEDYRQELYEKYASDVDEVIYPERLGAAGAKTALLGGDFNVLADLTEHLTVASIRIPDGSPVIGTRVVTLELPGDAQVYAHGRDDEPMSIPLPRTTIQAGDRIAITAPPGAIEDVRGSLAAEEPAA comes from the coding sequence ATGGACTTCGTCATCGTGGGGTTCGGTCGCGTGGGCATGCGCACTGCCCGCGTGTTGACAGAGGAAGGCCACGACGTGACTATGGTCGAGATCGACGCTCAAAAGGCCGAGCGAGCACGCGAAGAGGGCTTCGAGACTGTTCTGGGCGATTGCAACGACGAGGATGTCCTGGAGGCGGCCGGGATCGCCACTGCCGACGCCATCGCGGGATTGACCGGCGATCTCAACGCCAACTTCTCTGCGTGTATGATCGGCAAACATCACGGCGCGCGGACGGTGTTGCGGATCGACGAGGACTACCGTCAGGAACTCTACGAAAAGTACGCCAGCGACGTCGACGAGGTGATCTATCCCGAACGTCTGGGGGCGGCCGGGGCGAAGACAGCGTTGCTCGGCGGCGACTTTAACGTGCTCGCGGATCTGACCGAGCACCTCACCGTCGCGTCGATCCGCATTCCCGACGGATCTCCGGTGATCGGGACGCGCGTCGTCACGCTCGAACTCCCCGGTGACGCACAGGTGTATGCCCACGGTCGTGACGACGAACCGATGTCGATCCCGCTGCCGCGAACGACGATCCAGGCCGGCGACCGGATCGCGATCACCGCCCCGCCAGGAGCTATCGAGGATGTCCGGGGCAGTTTAGCGGCCGAGGAGCCGGCTGCCTGA
- a CDS encoding rubrerythrin-like domain-containing protein, whose product MVRSDPYTPSTYRLECRSCLTVLRRDDRIGQCPECGGRLRNLAIPRE is encoded by the coding sequence ATGGTTCGATCAGATCCCTACACCCCGTCGACGTATCGACTCGAGTGTCGGTCCTGTCTCACCGTCCTGCGTCGCGACGACCGGATCGGTCAGTGCCCGGAGTGTGGCGGCCGTCTGCGAAACTTGGCGATCCCGCGAGAGTAA
- a CDS encoding MATE family efflux transporter → MGLGDRLRRTLRAFPAGLARLGLLERRQATDALELAAPVMVTGALRVLLRMADFMMVGIALGDAAIAGLEFGFQYFFIGFGLSLAVTSGTISVVSRLKGAGRHARADLAVKQSLWLALAISLPLTAIAWLFAEPLVGLLTGDAVVIDLGGTYLRLVMLALPFRFFSMVASRALAGGADTETPMYVRLLTLPINVTLNALLIFGLGPAPRLGIAGAALGTVIANVVAAMAFFALLVSGRFTVSLRLGGRQVDPGLAAEIVRVATPLAGMRLFQTFGRFPFLFILGVLGTPVVAAYAIGRRVIMLALMPAWGYSTAASTLVGQSLGRGAEDEATGYGWQTLRIALATQLPVALVLVIAARPIAVAFGTEYVDLTVTFIRVFGLAVAGFSVSRTMRGSLRGAGDTRFPLYGTTLGIYAVRLPIAALALPAGYAITVAGSSLPLGVGLGPPAVFVAIVADFYVRASVNTGRFAGGAWQEVARRSGVGVEE, encoded by the coding sequence ATGGGGCTGGGCGATCGACTCCGTCGAACCCTCCGGGCGTTTCCGGCAGGGCTTGCTCGCCTGGGGCTTCTCGAGCGCCGGCAGGCCACTGACGCGCTGGAGTTGGCCGCACCGGTGATGGTGACCGGCGCGTTGCGCGTGCTGTTGCGGATGGCCGACTTCATGATGGTCGGGATCGCGCTCGGCGACGCCGCCATCGCCGGCCTGGAGTTCGGCTTTCAGTACTTCTTCATCGGCTTCGGGCTCTCGCTGGCGGTCACGAGCGGGACGATCAGCGTCGTCTCCCGGCTGAAGGGGGCCGGCCGGCACGCACGCGCCGACCTGGCGGTCAAACAGTCGCTGTGGCTGGCCCTGGCGATTTCCCTCCCCTTGACTGCCATCGCGTGGCTGTTCGCCGAGCCGCTGGTCGGCCTGTTGACCGGCGACGCTGTGGTGATCGACCTCGGTGGCACGTATCTCCGGCTCGTGATGCTTGCACTCCCGTTCCGGTTCTTCAGCATGGTCGCCTCCCGGGCGCTGGCCGGCGGTGCCGACACGGAAACGCCGATGTACGTCCGGCTGCTGACGCTGCCGATCAACGTCACGCTGAACGCACTCCTGATATTCGGGCTCGGTCCCGCGCCGCGGCTGGGGATCGCCGGTGCGGCCCTCGGGACAGTGATCGCCAACGTCGTCGCCGCGATGGCCTTCTTCGCGCTGTTGGTCTCCGGCCGCTTTACCGTCTCACTTCGGCTCGGTGGCCGACAGGTCGACCCCGGACTCGCCGCCGAGATCGTCCGCGTCGCCACGCCGCTTGCGGGGATGCGTTTGTTTCAGACGTTCGGCCGGTTTCCCTTCCTGTTCATTCTGGGCGTGCTGGGGACACCGGTCGTCGCCGCCTACGCCATCGGCCGTCGGGTAATCATGCTTGCGTTGATGCCTGCCTGGGGGTATTCCACTGCGGCGAGTACGCTCGTCGGCCAGAGCCTCGGCCGGGGTGCGGAGGACGAGGCGACCGGCTACGGCTGGCAGACACTCCGGATCGCGCTGGCGACCCAACTCCCGGTGGCGCTCGTCCTCGTGATCGCCGCCCGCCCGATCGCGGTGGCCTTCGGGACCGAATACGTCGATCTGACGGTCACCTTCATTCGCGTCTTCGGGCTGGCCGTCGCGGGCTTTTCCGTCTCGCGGACGATGCGCGGGAGTCTGCGTGGGGCCGGTGACACGCGCTTCCCGCTGTACGGGACGACGCTAGGCATCTACGCCGTTCGACTCCCGATCGCCGCCCTGGCGCTGCCGGCGGGCTACGCGATCACGGTCGCCGGGTCCTCGCTCCCGCTCGGCGTGGGGCTCGGACCACCTGCCGTGTTCGTCGCGATCGTCGCCGACTTCTACGTCCGGGCTTCCGTCAACACCGGACGCTTCGCGGGCGGTGCCTGGCAGGAAGTCGCCCGCCGATCGGGTGTGGGTGTCGAGGAGTGA